A section of the Deltaproteobacteria bacterium genome encodes:
- a CDS encoding sterol desaturase family protein, with protein MTSRPLPLWLAGAVVAGTFALLLWLEGRRPLRPTVEPKGRRLARNLAVVALSTAAVALTERPAIGALSGLVAARRWGLLQWASLPAALEVPLAVVLMDYTIYIWHVLTHRVPWLWRFHLVHHVDRDLDASTALRFHFAEVAISIPWRAAQVLVIGVSPLAFSVWQTALQVSILFHHSNVRLPLALERRLVRLVVTPRMHGIHHSTVRRETDTNWSSGLTLWDRLHGTLRLDVPQAEVTIGVPAYQAPADVALPRLLALPFVRQ; from the coding sequence GTGACCAGCCGCCCGCTGCCGCTCTGGCTCGCCGGCGCCGTGGTGGCCGGCACCTTCGCCCTCCTCCTCTGGCTCGAGGGGCGCCGTCCGCTCCGGCCGACGGTCGAGCCCAAGGGGCGGCGCCTGGCGCGCAACCTCGCGGTGGTCGCGCTCAGCACCGCGGCCGTCGCCCTGACCGAACGGCCGGCGATCGGCGCGCTCTCGGGGCTCGTGGCAGCGAGGCGATGGGGGCTCCTCCAGTGGGCCTCGCTCCCCGCCGCGCTCGAGGTGCCGCTCGCCGTCGTCCTCATGGACTATACGATCTACATCTGGCACGTCCTCACCCACCGCGTTCCCTGGCTCTGGCGCTTCCATCTGGTGCACCACGTCGACCGCGACCTCGACGCGTCGACGGCGCTGCGCTTTCATTTCGCAGAGGTCGCGATCTCGATCCCCTGGCGCGCGGCCCAGGTGCTCGTGATCGGCGTGTCCCCGCTCGCCTTCTCGGTCTGGCAGACGGCGCTCCAGGTCTCGATCCTGTTCCATCACTCGAACGTGCGCCTGCCGCTCGCGCTCGAGCGCCGGCTGGTGCGCCTCGTGGTCACGCCCCGCATGCACGGCATCCATCACTCCACCGTGCGCCGCGAGACGGACACGAACTGGTCGAGCGGCCTCACGCTCTGGGACCGGCTGCACGGGACGCTGCGGCTCGACGTCCCGCAGGCGGAGGTCACGATCGGCGTGCCGGCGTACCAGGCCCCCGCGGACGTCGCCCTGCCGCGCCTCCTCGCGCTCCCGTTCGTGCGCCAGC
- a CDS encoding PspC domain-containing protein, producing the protein MEGTRKCPYCAEQISAEAVRCPHCRSRVAALDPARWYRDHPDRRLAGVAAGVGHALALPVAGVRLGFLVLTFAHLIGPLLYGALWLIVPFTPSGPSLLEQGLARAQDWVARLRGRDRPSSAANGADRRDLGAGAVPGGPLA; encoded by the coding sequence ATGGAGGGAACCCGCAAGTGCCCCTACTGCGCCGAGCAGATCTCCGCCGAGGCGGTGCGCTGCCCCCACTGCCGGAGCCGCGTCGCGGCGCTCGACCCGGCGCGCTGGTATCGGGACCATCCCGACCGGCGCCTGGCCGGGGTCGCGGCCGGCGTCGGCCACGCCCTGGCCCTCCCCGTCGCCGGCGTCCGGCTCGGCTTTCTCGTGCTCACCTTCGCGCACCTGATCGGGCCGCTCCTCTACGGCGCGCTCTGGCTGATCGTCCCGTTCACCCCGAGCGGTCCGTCGCTCCTCGAGCAGGGCCTCGCGCGGGCGCAGGACTGGGTCGCCCGCCTGCGGGGTCGGGACCGCCCATCGTCCGCCGCCAACGGCGCCGACCGGCGCGATCTCGGCGCCGGAGCGGTGCCGGGAGGGCCGCTCGCATGA
- a CDS encoding sigma-70 family RNA polymerase sigma factor produces MATDEELIAAVASGDGRGLEELCRRWERPLYQLIARHTGGRDVEDLYQETWLRVVRAARRFDPARRFSTWLFQIAVNLCRDWQRRPPPEPVDPAAVDARAGAPAATDAALDAHRLLATLPEAQRSAVILRYYHDLPEEEVAAILGCPRGTVKSRLHHAMRRLLETARR; encoded by the coding sequence ATGGCGACCGACGAGGAGCTGATCGCGGCGGTCGCGAGCGGCGACGGGCGCGGGCTGGAGGAGCTCTGCCGGCGCTGGGAGCGCCCGCTCTACCAGCTCATCGCCCGGCACACCGGGGGGCGTGATGTCGAGGACCTCTACCAGGAGACGTGGCTCCGCGTCGTGCGCGCGGCGCGGCGCTTCGACCCGGCGCGGCGCTTCTCGACCTGGCTCTTCCAGATCGCCGTCAACCTCTGCCGCGACTGGCAGCGCCGGCCGCCGCCCGAGCCGGTCGATCCCGCCGCCGTGGACGCCCGCGCCGGCGCGCCCGCGGCGACCGACGCGGCCCTCGACGCCCACCGCCTCCTCGCCACGCTCCCCGAGGCGCAGCGGAGCGCCGTCATCCTGCGCTACTACCATGATCTGCCCGAGGAGGAGGTGGCGGCGATCCTCGGCTGCCCGCGGGGCACCGTGAAGAGCCGGCTCCACCACGCCATGCGCCGCCTGCTCGAGACCGCCCGACGATGA
- a CDS encoding class I SAM-dependent methyltransferase encodes MGFYARHVFPRFMDWALGRPRFGRERDEALAAAGGEVLEIGFGTGLNLRHYPPGVTRLTALDVADLLPARTARRIKAAPFPVARVHLTAERLPFPDAGFDCAVSTWTLCSIPDALAALREVRRVLKPGGVFVFLEHGRSDDARVARWQDRFNPIQRRIGVGCNLNRPIDALIRDAGFAITRLDRYAIQGEPRIMAEMYRGTASPRGS; translated from the coding sequence GTGGGGTTCTACGCGAGGCACGTCTTCCCGCGCTTCATGGACTGGGCGCTCGGCAGGCCGCGGTTTGGGCGGGAGCGGGACGAGGCGCTGGCGGCGGCCGGCGGGGAGGTCCTGGAGATCGGCTTCGGCACCGGGCTGAACCTCCGGCACTATCCGCCCGGCGTGACGCGCCTCACCGCGCTCGACGTGGCCGACCTGCTGCCGGCGCGCACCGCGCGGCGCATCAAAGCGGCGCCCTTTCCGGTCGCGCGCGTGCACCTCACCGCCGAGCGGCTGCCGTTCCCCGACGCGGGCTTCGACTGCGCGGTCAGCACCTGGACCCTGTGCAGCATCCCCGACGCGCTGGCCGCGCTGCGCGAGGTGCGCCGCGTCCTCAAGCCCGGCGGCGTCTTCGTCTTCCTCGAGCACGGGCGGAGCGACGACGCGCGCGTCGCCCGCTGGCAGGATCGCTTCAACCCGATCCAGCGCCGGATCGGCGTCGGCTGCAACCTGAATCGCCCGATCGACGCGCTGATCCGCGACGCGGGCTTCGCGATCACCCGCCTCGACCGCTACGCGATCCAGGGCGAGCCGCGCATCATGGCGGAGATGTACCGCGGCACGGCCTCGCCGCGCGGGTCGTGA
- a CDS encoding PspC domain-containing protein, whose protein sequence is MPDVGTKRCPYCAEEIRAEAVKCRYCGSLLEPGSALTRAWYRAREGKMIAGVCAGLGEQFGVSVTILRLAFVLGTLVSGFMLGLVIYLVLWVVMPYRPARELPAVRPAPPPA, encoded by the coding sequence ATGCCTGACGTCGGGACCAAGCGCTGCCCGTACTGCGCCGAGGAGATCCGCGCCGAGGCCGTGAAGTGCCGCTACTGCGGGAGCCTGCTCGAGCCCGGGAGCGCGCTCACGCGCGCCTGGTACCGCGCGCGCGAGGGCAAGATGATCGCCGGGGTGTGTGCCGGCCTGGGCGAGCAGTTCGGCGTCTCGGTCACGATCCTGCGCCTCGCCTTCGTGCTCGGCACGCTGGTGAGCGGCTTCATGCTCGGGCTGGTCATCTACCTCGTGCTCTGGGTGGTGATGCCGTACCGCCCCGCGCGCGAGCTGCCGGCGGTGCGCCCGGCGCCGCCGCCTGCGTGA